In a genomic window of Styela clava chromosome 11, kaStyClav1.hap1.2, whole genome shotgun sequence:
- the LOC144429849 gene encoding HHIP-like protein 2 gives MYKIAITPICYCFVIFFKMMSDAHPICMDDSAPTIRDASRKFKLCAQFEWFGCCNAQKVEKIQDKLDEIIARDKNMSETCRNLLEEMLCQQCSAWSGHMYSTEYNFDETKTIKYPGICPKYAGKLYKNCKSYFPIIFDLKETIEFSQFNELMKAGSDR, from the exons ATGTATAAAATTGCAATAACACCGATTTGCTattgttttgttatattttttaaaatgatgtcAGACGCACACCCTATATGTATGGACGATAGTGCACCTACAATCAG AGATGCGAGTAGAAAATTCAAATTGTGTGCACAGTTCGAATGGTTCGGTTGCTGCAATGCacaaaaagttgagaaaattcAAGATAAACTTGACGAAATAATTGCAAGAGACAAAAACATGTCTGAAACTTGTAGAAATCTATTGGAAGAAATGCTATGCCAG CAATGTTCAGCCTGGTCGGGGCACATGTACTCAACAGAATACAACTTTGACGAAACAAAAACTATTAAATATCCTGGAATTTGCCCCAAATATGCAGggaaattatacaaaaattgcAAATCGTATTTTCCAATAATCTTTGATCTGAAAGAAACAATTGAATTTTCCCAATTCAATGAACTTATGAAAGCCGGTtcagatcgataa